The Streptococcus mitis genome has a segment encoding these proteins:
- a CDS encoding NisI/SpaI family lantibiotic immunity lipoprotein, producing MKFKKIYLSVIFFLSLLGLTGCTYEKYDVKFLDSSYNRFDYKGEHYGVTNQLISYEDIESKVSNHDDTYEISYDDSNNEIKNDLLEIGDLYQTKNREFAIKIDSTFYKCRLVDNISKEELLKVSDLFNVHLVGGFAINEQEARELKIGEQSFTITEEIIPKEELSATVANLDNQVKSVTRLSGEHESWKYGEICSLKNQSIHEKVAVKLNGEYHLAFLRS from the coding sequence ATTTTTTTCTTAAGTTTACTTGGATTGACTGGATGTACATATGAGAAGTATGATGTTAAATTTCTCGACTCAAGTTATAATCGATTTGATTATAAAGGAGAGCATTATGGTGTAACTAATCAATTAATTTCATATGAAGATATTGAAAGTAAAGTAAGCAATCATGATGATACTTATGAAATATCTTACGATGATTCCAATAATGAAATAAAGAATGATTTGTTGGAGATTGGTGACTTATATCAGACCAAAAATAGAGAATTTGCCATAAAAATTGATAGTACTTTCTATAAATGTAGACTAGTTGATAATATTTCTAAAGAAGAACTACTAAAAGTTTCTGACTTATTTAATGTTCATTTAGTAGGAGGATTTGCTATCAATGAGCAAGAAGCCAGAGAGTTGAAGATAGGGGAACAATCATTTACAATTACTGAAGAAATTATTCCTAAAGAAGAGCTTAGTGCTACAGTTGCTAACTTAGATAATCAAGTGAAGTCAGTCACTAGATTATCAGGGGAGCACGAAAGTTGGAAATATGGAGAAATTTGTTCTTTAAAAAATCAGTCTATCCATGAGAAAGTAGCAGTTAAATTGAATGGAGAATATCATTTGGCTTTCTTAAGAAGTTAA
- the gdhA gene encoding NADP-specific glutamate dehydrogenase: MTSAKEYIQSVFETVKARNGHEAEFLQAVEEFFNTLEPVFEKHPEYIEENILARITEPERVISFRVPWVDRDGKVQVNRGYRVQFNSAVGPYKGGLRFHPTVNQGILKFLGFEQIFKNVLTGLPIGGGKGGSDFDPKGKTDAEVMRFCQSFMTELQKYIGPSLDVPAGDIGVGGREIGYLYGQYKRLNQFDAGVLTGKPLGFGGSLIRPEATGYGLVYYTEEMLKANGNSFAGKKVVISGSGNVAQYALQKATELGATVISVSDSNGYVIDENGIDFDLLVDVKEKRRARLTEYAAEKATATYHEGSVWTYAGNYDIALPCATQNEINGEAAKRLVAQGVICVSEGANMPSDLDAIKVYKENGIFYGPAKAANAGGVAVSALEMSQNSLRLSWTREEVDGRLKDIMTNIFNTAKTTSETYGLDKDYLAGANIAAFENVANAMIAQGIV, from the coding sequence ATGACATCTGCTAAAGAATATATCCAAAGCGTGTTTGAAACTGTAAAAGCTCGTAACGGGCACGAGGCTGAGTTCCTCCAAGCTGTTGAAGAATTTTTCAACACTTTAGAACCTGTATTTGAAAAACACCCTGAGTATATCGAAGAAAATATCTTGGCACGTATTACTGAACCAGAGCGCGTGATTTCTTTCCGTGTTCCTTGGGTTGACCGTGATGGAAAAGTTCAAGTAAACCGCGGCTACCGTGTTCAGTTCAACTCAGCTGTTGGACCATACAAAGGCGGACTTCGTTTCCACCCAACTGTAAACCAAGGGATTTTGAAATTCCTCGGATTTGAACAAATCTTTAAAAACGTCTTGACTGGACTTCCTATCGGTGGAGGTAAAGGTGGATCAGACTTCGATCCTAAAGGTAAAACAGATGCTGAAGTGATGCGCTTCTGCCAAAGCTTCATGACTGAATTGCAAAAATACATCGGCCCATCACTTGACGTACCTGCTGGTGATATCGGTGTTGGTGGACGTGAAATTGGTTACCTTTACGGTCAATACAAACGCCTTAACCAATTTGATGCTGGTGTCTTGACTGGTAAACCTCTTGGATTTGGTGGTAGTTTGATTCGTCCAGAAGCAACTGGTTACGGTTTGGTTTACTACACTGAAGAAATGCTTAAAGCTAACGGTAATAGTTTTGCTGGTAAGAAAGTTGTTATTTCAGGTTCTGGTAACGTTGCTCAATACGCTCTTCAAAAAGCGACTGAACTTGGTGCAACTGTTATCTCTGTATCTGATTCAAATGGTTATGTCATCGATGAAAATGGTATCGACTTCGATCTTTTGGTTGACGTTAAAGAAAAACGTCGCGCTCGTTTGACTGAGTATGCAGCTGAAAAAGCAACTGCTACTTATCATGAAGGTTCTGTATGGACTTACGCTGGAAACTATGACATCGCGCTTCCATGTGCGACTCAAAACGAAATCAACGGTGAAGCAGCTAAACGTTTGGTTGCTCAAGGCGTGATCTGTGTATCTGAAGGTGCCAACATGCCAAGCGACCTTGATGCCATCAAAGTCTACAAAGAAAATGGTATCTTCTACGGACCTGCCAAAGCTGCCAACGCTGGTGGTGTAGCCGTTTCAGCCCTTGAAATGAGCCAAAATAGCCTTCGCCTCTCATGGACTCGTGAAGAAGTTGATGGACGTCTCAAAGACATCATGACAAACATCTTCAACACAGCTAAAACAACTTCAGAAACATATGGTCTTGATAAAGACTACCTTGCAGGAGCTAACATTGCTGCCTTTGAAAATGTAGCAAACGCTATGATTGCCCAAGGTATTGTTTAA
- a CDS encoding dihydroorotate oxidase encodes MVSTKTQIAGFEFDNCLMNAAGVACMTIEELEGVKNSAAGTFVTKTATLDFRQGNPEPRYQDVPLGSINSMGLPNNGLDYYLDYLLDLQEKEPNRTFFLSLVGMSPEETHTILKKVQESEFRGLTELNLSCPNVPGKPQIAYDFETTDRILSEVFAYFTKPLGIKLPPYFDIVHFDQAAAIFNKYPLKFVNCVNSIGNGLYIEDESVVIRPKNGFGGIGGEYIKPTALANVHAFYQRLNPQIQIIGTGGVLTGRDAFEHILCGASMVQVGTTLHKEGVGAFDRITNELKAIMEEKGYESLEDFRGKLHYID; translated from the coding sequence ATGGTATCAACGAAAACGCAAATTGCTGGTTTTGAGTTTGATAATTGTTTGATGAATGCAGCAGGTGTGGCTTGTATGACGATAGAGGAGTTAGAGGGCGTTAAAAACTCAGCGGCAGGAACCTTTGTCACGAAGACAGCGACCTTGGACTTTCGTCAGGGAAATCCTGAGCCACGCTATCAAGATGTTCCCCTTGGTTCTATCAACTCTATGGGATTACCGAATAATGGCTTAGATTATTATTTGGACTATCTTTTGGATCTGCAGGAAAAAGAGCCGAACCGGACTTTCTTCTTATCTCTAGTTGGCATGTCTCCAGAGGAAACCCATACTATCTTGAAAAAAGTCCAAGAGAGTGAGTTTCGTGGTCTGACTGAGCTAAATCTTTCCTGTCCAAATGTTCCAGGGAAACCTCAGATTGCCTATGATTTTGAGACAACTGATCGAATTTTATCAGAAGTATTTGCCTACTTTACCAAACCTCTTGGAATTAAGCTCCCACCTTATTTTGATATTGTTCACTTTGACCAAGCGGCAGCTATTTTCAACAAGTACCCGCTCAAGTTTGTCAACTGTGTTAACTCTATCGGAAACGGCCTTTATATAGAAGATGAGTCCGTCGTTATTCGTCCTAAAAATGGTTTTGGGGGGATTGGTGGAGAGTATATCAAACCGACTGCTTTAGCTAATGTTCATGCCTTTTATCAACGCTTAAACCCTCAAATTCAAATTATTGGTACAGGTGGCGTTTTGACTGGTCGTGATGCCTTTGAACATATCCTCTGTGGAGCAAGTATGGTGCAGGTGGGAACCACCCTTCACAAAGAAGGAGTTGGTGCTTTTGATCGTATTACTAATGAACTGAAAGCAATCATGGAGGAAAAAGGGTACGAAAGCCTAGAAGATTTCCGTGGGAAATTGCACTATATTGATTAA
- the holA gene encoding DNA polymerase III subunit delta, with translation MLAIEESQKLTLSNLPSLSLFTGTDQGQFEVMKSQVLKQIGYDSADLNFAYFDMKEVAYKDVELELVSLPFFADEKIVILDYFVDITTAKKRFLTDDELKSFEEYLDNPSPTTKLLIFAEGKLDSKRRLVKLLKRDAKVFDAVEAKEQELRQYFQKWSQEQGLQFANNSFENLLIKSGFQFSEIHKNLLFLQSYKEDSVIEEEDIVNAIPKTLQDNIFDLTQFILTKKMDQARDLVRDLTLQGEDEIKLIAVMLGQFRTFTQVKILAESGQTESQIASSLGSFLGRNPNPYQIKFALRDSRGLSLSFLKQAISYLIETDYQIKTGLYEKGFLFEKALIQIASQVN, from the coding sequence ATGCTAGCCATTGAAGAAAGTCAGAAGTTGACTTTATCAAATTTACCGAGCCTGAGCCTTTTTACAGGGACAGATCAGGGTCAGTTTGAAGTTATGAAGAGTCAAGTATTGAAACAGATTGGTTATGATTCTGCTGACCTTAACTTTGCCTACTTTGATATGAAAGAAGTAGCTTACAAGGATGTGGAACTGGAGTTGGTCAGCCTTCCTTTCTTTGCAGATGAGAAAATCGTGATATTAGATTATTTTGTCGATATCACAACTGCTAAAAAGCGCTTTTTGACAGATGATGAGCTCAAGTCGTTTGAAGAATACCTTGACAATCCTTCGCCAACAACCAAGTTGTTGATATTTGCGGAAGGAAAGCTGGATAGCAAAAGACGGTTGGTTAAATTACTTAAGCGTGATGCCAAGGTTTTTGATGCAGTAGAAGCTAAAGAACAAGAACTGCGCCAGTATTTTCAAAAGTGGAGTCAGGAACAAGGCCTGCAGTTTGCCAATAATTCTTTTGAAAATCTCCTTATCAAGTCGGGTTTTCAATTTAGTGAAATCCATAAAAATCTCCTTTTTTTACAGTCCTATAAGGAAGACTCTGTTATCGAGGAAGAGGATATTGTTAACGCAATTCCCAAGACCTTACAGGACAATATTTTTGATTTAACTCAGTTTATTCTGACTAAAAAGATGGATCAGGCGCGAGATTTGGTTAGAGACTTGACCTTGCAAGGTGAAGATGAAATCAAATTGATTGCAGTCATGCTAGGACAATTTCGGACTTTTACTCAGGTGAAAATTTTGGCGGAGTCTGGACAAACAGAATCGCAGATTGCAAGTAGTTTAGGCAGTTTTCTGGGACGAAATCCCAATCCCTATCAAATAAAGTTTGCGCTGAGGGATTCGCGAGGACTTTCCTTGAGCTTTTTGAAGCAAGCTATTTCTTATTTAATTGAGACAGACTATCAGATTAAAACAGGTCTTTATGAAAAAGGTTTCCTTTTTGAAAAGGCACTCATACAGATTGCTAGTCAGGTAAATTGA